The proteins below are encoded in one region of Danio rerio strain Tuebingen ecotype United States chromosome 14, GRCz12tu, whole genome shotgun sequence:
- the tmem265 gene encoding transmembrane protein 121 isoform X1 — translation MLPSPQVCVSTLVTVSTMAVVDLYLLEQSMLGPRGGARPPVWPCVAVALGDLCFLLALRFVSAGVVSEARSPRRGFANALWFLFLSLLQLKLFFVCQNYRQERRPPDPLARKTLTLLLSVCLPSLFLILTGADYMTPLRRKQEVRSRLLWVVVDLLDVLDLQAGLWEVQGSVGVPLWVEGIVFFYCYVLLLLLPCVSLTELGAAALPAARKEAIYPWLSLVTINVFTLVPRGVGMLWYRDPRVSTVFLGKNLLALAVKLSSAWERHKKGSRGLAGAGATTGLGNQTRDVASEQATEQEQGCTSPVASSTRYHTLSRTHGHSHSLSHVSLDPTETSLGPAYISHEL, via the coding sequence ATGTTGCCTTCGCCCCAGGTGTGCGTGTCTACTCTGGTGACAGTGAGCACGATGGCTGTGGTCGACCTCTACCTGCTGGAGCAGAGCATGCTGGGACCTCGAGGCGGAGCCCGACCTCCAGTATGGCCGTGTGTAGCCGTCGCACTGGGCGACCTGTGTTTCCTCTTGGCGCTTCGCTTCGTTTCCGCCGGTGTGGTTTCAGAGGCTCGCTCTCCCCGCCGGGGCTTTGCCAACGCTCTCTGGTTCCTTTTCCTCTCGCTGCTGCAGCTGAAGCTGTTTTTTGTGTGTCAGAACTACAGACAGGAGAGACGACCGCCGGATCCTCTTGCCCGCAAGACGCTGACTCTTCTACTTTCAGTGTGCCTGCCCTCATTGTTCCTCATCCTGACAGGAGCCGATTACATGACACCCCTCCGTAGGAAGCAGGAGGTGCGCAGTCGGCTTCTGTGGGTGGTGGTTGACTTGCTTGATGTGCTGGATCTGCAGGCCGGCCTGTGGGAGGTGCAGGGCAGTGTAGGGGTTCCTCTTTGGGTGGAAGGTATAGTCTTCTTTTACTGTTATGTACTGCTGCTCTTGCTGCCTTGCGTGTCGCTCACAGAGCTCGGTGCTGCTGCACTGCCGGCGGCTCGGAAGGAGGCCATTTATCCATGGCTCAGCCTGGTGACTATTAATGTGTTCACACTCGTGCCCAGAGGGGTTGGGATGCTGTGGTACAGGGACCCTCGGGTGTCCACAGTGTTTCTAGGGAAAAACTTGCTGGCTCTTGCGGTAAAGCTGAGCTCTGCCTGGGAGAGGCACAAAAAGGGCAGCAGAGGGTTGGCGGGAGCAGGTGCAACCACAGGATTGGGAAACCAGACTCGAGATGTGGCCTCAGAACAAGCCACAGAACAAGAGCAAGGGTGCACATCTCCAGTGGCGTCCTCCACACGCTACCATACTCTTTCACGCACTCACGGACACAGCCACTCACTCTCTCACGTCAGCCTGGATCCCACAGAGACCTCACTGGGACCGGCTTACATTTCCCACGAGCTCTAG
- the tmem265 gene encoding transmembrane protein 121 isoform X2 codes for MMPCPYQDITSKAILFSVLNESDHVLVSPFTSSMLPSPQVCVSTLVTVSTMAVVDLYLLEQSMLGPRGGARPPVWPCVAVALGDLCFLLALRFVSAGVVSEARSPRRGFANALWFLFLSLLQLKLFFVCQNYRQERRPPDPLARKTLTLLLSVCLPSLFLILTGADYMTPLRRKQEVRSRLLWVVVDLLDVLDLQAGLWEVQGSVGVPLWVEGIVFFYCYVLLLLLPCVSLTELGAAALPAARKEAIYPWLSLVTINVFTLVPRGVGMLWYRDPRVSTVFLGKNLLALAVKLSSAWERHKKGSRGLAGAGATTGLGNQTRDVASEQATEQEQGCTSPVASSTRYHTLSRTHGHSHSLSHVSLDPTETSLGPAYISHEL; via the coding sequence ATGATGCCATGTCCTTATCAAGATATAACCTCTAAAGCCATCCTATTTTCTGTCCTTAATGAGTCTGACCATGTCCTTGTTTCTCCTTTTACCTCAAGCATGTTGCCTTCGCCCCAGGTGTGCGTGTCTACTCTGGTGACAGTGAGCACGATGGCTGTGGTCGACCTCTACCTGCTGGAGCAGAGCATGCTGGGACCTCGAGGCGGAGCCCGACCTCCAGTATGGCCGTGTGTAGCCGTCGCACTGGGCGACCTGTGTTTCCTCTTGGCGCTTCGCTTCGTTTCCGCCGGTGTGGTTTCAGAGGCTCGCTCTCCCCGCCGGGGCTTTGCCAACGCTCTCTGGTTCCTTTTCCTCTCGCTGCTGCAGCTGAAGCTGTTTTTTGTGTGTCAGAACTACAGACAGGAGAGACGACCGCCGGATCCTCTTGCCCGCAAGACGCTGACTCTTCTACTTTCAGTGTGCCTGCCCTCATTGTTCCTCATCCTGACAGGAGCCGATTACATGACACCCCTCCGTAGGAAGCAGGAGGTGCGCAGTCGGCTTCTGTGGGTGGTGGTTGACTTGCTTGATGTGCTGGATCTGCAGGCCGGCCTGTGGGAGGTGCAGGGCAGTGTAGGGGTTCCTCTTTGGGTGGAAGGTATAGTCTTCTTTTACTGTTATGTACTGCTGCTCTTGCTGCCTTGCGTGTCGCTCACAGAGCTCGGTGCTGCTGCACTGCCGGCGGCTCGGAAGGAGGCCATTTATCCATGGCTCAGCCTGGTGACTATTAATGTGTTCACACTCGTGCCCAGAGGGGTTGGGATGCTGTGGTACAGGGACCCTCGGGTGTCCACAGTGTTTCTAGGGAAAAACTTGCTGGCTCTTGCGGTAAAGCTGAGCTCTGCCTGGGAGAGGCACAAAAAGGGCAGCAGAGGGTTGGCGGGAGCAGGTGCAACCACAGGATTGGGAAACCAGACTCGAGATGTGGCCTCAGAACAAGCCACAGAACAAGAGCAAGGGTGCACATCTCCAGTGGCGTCCTCCACACGCTACCATACTCTTTCACGCACTCACGGACACAGCCACTCACTCTCTCACGTCAGCCTGGATCCCACAGAGACCTCACTGGGACCGGCTTACATTTCCCACGAGCTCTAG